A window of the Arachis duranensis cultivar V14167 chromosome 5, aradu.V14167.gnm2.J7QH, whole genome shotgun sequence genome harbors these coding sequences:
- the LOC107489461 gene encoding uncharacterized protein LOC107489461: MPLYVKFLKELITKKRSWQENETVILTQECSAIIQKGLPPKLKDPGSFLIPCTIGSMAVDKSLCDLGASINLMPLTMMKKMMIEELKPTRMSLQLADRSIKVPNGVVENLLVKVGIFIFPADFVVLDMDEEGNNLVILGRPFLATARTIIGVEKGEMIFRVHDEQMTINIFKAMQYPAEKESCMRIDVATPC; this comes from the coding sequence ATGCCATTATATGTAAAATTTCTTAAAGAATTgatcaccaagaagagaagctggcAGGAGAATGAAACTGTGATTCTTACTCAAGAgtgtagtgccatcattcaaAAAGGGTTACCTCCAAAACTCAAAGACCCTGGCAGCTTCCTCATACCCTGCACGATTGGGAGTATGGCCGTTGACAAATCACTTtgtgacctgggagcaagcATTAACCTAATGCCCCTTACcatgatgaagaagatgatgattgAAGAGCTTAAACCCACAAGGATGTCACTTCAACTTGCTGACAGATCCATCAAAGTACCAAATGGAGTAGTTGAGAATCTCTTGGTGAAAGTGGGAATTTTTATATTCCCAGCCGACTTTGTGGTCTTAGATATGGATGAAGAAGGAAATAATTTAGTTattcttggtagaccctttttggccactgctagaacAATCATTGGTGTGGAAAAGGGGGAGATGATCTTTAGAGTACATGATGAGCAAATGACTATAAACATCTTCAAGGCAATGCAATACCCTGCTGAGAAAGAAAGTTGCATGAGGATTGATGTTGCAACACCCTGTTGA